One window from the genome of Cucumis melo cultivar AY chromosome 12, USDA_Cmelo_AY_1.0, whole genome shotgun sequence encodes:
- the LOC103485148 gene encoding uncharacterized protein LOC103485148, whose protein sequence is MMPLTHKPPSSSSPNKPTLDTHDPKAVRWSESVTGGDSDSREKQHEINDDDEFEGGETPEQGDEENQHQLVIRSRTPEAPNMSWARSKLRSFNFSWRSRRADDNRSLRVKMHQAALKGDWKSAKQMEMMHPGALTMVISERSETALHIATRVKRAVFVEKLVERLDEHDLASKNKYGNTALCIAAASGAVDIAKLLVLKYKALTLIRGSGNATPVLIAARYKHKDMVSYLLSKTPVYGLASQEQMELLLGAISADYYDIALLILEWNMSLTLQRDFNNETPLHIMARKSGAIGKKNKPTKWESCINKWLFKHIYKKKMMQIQAYKMVELMWSVVLNVIPENKVSDFMMNPSSMLHEAARVGNVEFLKVLTNEYPDLAWNVDGGRKSIFHVAVENRQASVFSLIYEMGEFLDYLPYYFDEENMSLLELAAQMPDPSHLNRISGAAFQMHRELLWFKQVEKIVELTMRRKKGKRSPRELFTQQHKGLVEDGEKWMKKTANSCMLVATLITTVVFAAIFTVPGGYTNTTTTSTTGSVIENNNNTGTPLFLYHKWFTVFVISDATALISSSTAILLFLSILTSRCAEEDFLLWLPLKLVFGLGTLFLSVVTMVLAFSATFFLFYGKDTAWVPLLVAGMAIVPVYCFGVLQFRLWADTIAALRATYFLYFRNSKPILF, encoded by the exons ATGATGCCATTGACTCACAAaccaccttcttcttcttcacccaATAAGCCAACCCTCGACACTCACGACCCCAAGGCTGTTCGATGGTCAGAGTCGGTTACCGGCGGTGATTCTGATAGCAGAGAGAAGCAGCATGAGATCAACGATGACGATGAGTTTGAAGGAGGTGAGACACCCGAGCAAGGGGATGAGGAAAATCAGCACCAACTTGTTATTAGAAGTAGAACGCCAGAAGCACCCAATATGAGTTGGGCTAGGTCCAAACTTCGCAGCTTTAACTTTTCtt GGAGATCGAGAAGAGCGGACGACAATCGTTCACTACGTGTTAAGATGCATCAGGCTGCACTAAAAGGGGACTGGAAAAGTGCAAAGCAAATGGAAATGATGCATCCAGGAGCCTTAACCATGGTGATAAGTGAAAGATCTGAAACAGCTCTTCACATAGCGACGAGAGTGAAGAGGGCCGTTTTCGTCGAGAAGTTGGTGGAACGGTTGGACGAGCACGACTTGGCGTCCAAAAATAAATATGGAAACACAGCCCTTTGCATTGCGGCCGCATCAGGAGCTGTAGATATTGCCAAGTTGCTGGTTCTTAAATATAAAGCTTTGACTCTTATTCGTGGCTCAGGAAATGCAACTCCTGTTTTGATTGCTGCAAGATATAAACACAAGGATATGGTTTCTTATCTTCTCTCCAAAACCCCCGTCTATGGGTTGGCTAGTCAAGAGCAAATGGAGCTTCTTCTTGGTGCTATTTCAGCTGATTATTATG ATATAGCTTTGTTGATTCTAGAATGGAATATGTCATTAACATTACAACGAGACTTCAATAACGAGACACCTTTACATATAATGGCTCGAAAGTCAGGTGCAATTGGCAAGAAAAATAAACCAACAAAGTGGGAATCATGTATTAATAaat GGTTGTTCAAGCatatatacaaaaagaaaatgatgcAAATACAAGCATATAAAATGGTGGAGCTGATGTGGAGTGTTGTACTGAATGTGATTCCAGAAAATAAGGTGTCGGATTTCATGATGAATCCGTCAAGTATGTTACACGAAGCTGCAAGAGTTGGAAATGTTGAATTTTTGAAAGTGTTAACAAATGAATATCCTGATCTTGCATGGAATGTTGATGGTGGGAGGAAGAGTATATTTCATGTAGCTGTTGAGAATAGACAAGCCAGtgtttttagtttaatttatgAAATGGGTGAGTTCTTGGATTACTTACCTTATTATTTTGATGAGGAAAACATGAGTTTGTTGGAATTAGCTGCCCAAATGCCAGATCCAAGTCATCTTAATCGAATTTCAGGAGCTGCCTTTCAAATGCATCGAGAACTTCTCTGGTTTaag CAAGTGGAGAAGATTGTAGAGCTTACGATgaggagaaagaaagggaaGCGAAGCCCACGTGAATTGTTCACTCAACAACACAAAGGTCTAGTTGAAGATGGAGAAAAATGGATGAAGAAAACAGCAAATTCATGTATGTTGGTTGCAACTCTCATCACCACCGTAGTTTTCGCTGCAATCTTCACCGTACCAGGTGGATATACCAACACCACGACCACCAGCACCACAGGGAGCGTCATcgagaacaacaacaacacagGCACTCCTCTATTTCTTTACCACAAATGGTTCACTGTTTTTGTGATATCAGATGCAACAGCTTTGATCTCATCTTCAACTGCCATACTATTGTTTTTGTCAATCCTCACATCACGTTGTGCAGAAGAAGATTTTCTTCTATGGCTCCCATTAAAGTTGGTGTTTGGACTTGGAACTCTCTTCTTATCGGTAGTTACAATGGTATTGGCTTTTAGTGCcacattttttttgttctatggcAAAGATACGGCTTGGGTTCCATTGCTTGTTGCTGGTATGGCTATTGTTCCTGTTTATTGTTTTGGTGTATTACAGTTTAGGCTTTGGGCTGATACAATAGCAGCTTTAAGAGCTACTTACTTCTTGTATTTTAGGAATTCCAAGCCCATATTGTTTTGA